The following is a genomic window from Thermodesulforhabdaceae bacterium.
CGTTGATCCTAGACTGACAGAAAATAAAGAATCGGGAGAGACCGAAGCATTTGAAGATGTTGTCTTTGCCGCAAACGCATTGTAATCCCAGGGGTCTCTTAAGTCGTTTGCGGCATTCTTAAGTTCCGAAAGTTTTGATCCTAAATCCTTCCATGCAGTGAGTCTGTCGTTTAAAGTATCTTGCTGATTTTTAATAAGGTCTATTTTTTTCTGCATGGTGGACTGGAGCTTGTCCAGAATGTCCTGCCAGTTTATTCCGCTGCTGAGACCACTAACGCTGATACCCATGATGTGGCCCTCCTCTCATAGTCAATCCAATCCGTTTATATATTCGGCATTGTTGTTCTTCTTCTTCAATTATTTTTTAAAAGCAATGACTGTGCCAAAAAATAAAGCGGGCTCGAAAGCCCGCTTGCGTGCATTATGTCTTGGTAAGTTAAGTTAGAACTTAGCCCAGAAGTTGGACCAGTCGCTGAGGAGCCATATTGGCTTGAGCAAGCATTGCAATACCGGATTGCTGGAGAATCATGAATTTAGTGAACCTTGTAGCTTCCTCTGCCATATCCACATCTCTTATGGTCGATTCGGATGCAGAGAAGTTTTCAATGCTGATTTCAAGGTTTTCCATCGTGTATTGCAGTCTGTTCTGATTGGCTCCGATCTGGCTCATATACTGGTTGATGCTGGTAATTGCGCTGTCAATGGCATCCATAGCTTCTCTTGCACTGGCAGCGGTTTCAATTGAAATGTCCTCAACTCCTAGAGCATCAGCGTCAGCAGTAGCTAGTCTGATGTTCAATTGAAATTCAGCACCATTTGTCTGACCGATCTGGAAGGTAAGACCATCCGTAGCAATGTCTCCACCGCTAATAAGAACAGTGGTATTATACTTAGTAGATTGAGCAATACGAGTAATTTCAGACTGAAGGTTCATAAATTCAGATGTAAGCTGCGTCTGGACAGTTTGATCAGAAGCTGCCTGAGTGGCAAGTTCTTTCATCCTGACCAAAATGTCGTAAATTTTGCTGTAAGCTCCATCTGCTATTTGAAGCATTGATTGTGCTTCCGATGCGTTCTGGCGGGCTACCTTAAGTGATGCAATGTCAGCTCTGAATTTGTTAGCAACAGCAAAACCAGATGCATCATCCTTGGCAGAGTTGACTCTATAGCCGGAAGAAAGTCTCTTCATAGAGTCAGCAAGGTTTTTGTTAGTTAGCAAAAGGTTTCTGTGTACATTTATTGCTTCTATGTTTGTGTTAATTCTGAGTCCCATAGTTATACCTCCTTGTTTTGCTGGTAACGGTGACTTTCCTGTTCACCGCCTTTTTGTTCTTGGTTTTGTGTTTAGCATGTCCTTTCAATCCCTAAAATCGGACGAGTTATCGGAAAACTTTAGTAATTTTCTGAAGTCTAAAAGGCTTTTTTTATAATTTTCAGAATAAGCCTTATAAATGGAAGAGTTTCGGGTCGTCCTTCTTTTTTTGCCTGTTCTAAGGCAACAATCAGATTGTTCAACAATCTGGTTTTCTCCCATGACATTTTAATCTGATAATCTTGGAAGTTTGTCTCTTCGGGTTGTTCAAATCTTCTAAAGGTTTTTTCGAAAATTTCTATGTTCTGCCCATTTTTCATAATACTGCAGAAAAGCCCCCCAATGATTACGTCATACTCTAAGACACCACTTAAAACCAACTCTTTATAGAGTCCCAGGGCTCTATGGTAGGATCCGTTTAGAAGATACCCCAGAGCTAATCCTCGTTTGCAATGTTTGTTCTCTCTGTCTTTTCTAAGGCTGGCATGTAGATTTTTCATAGCTTCTTCTATGTTTCCCGAAAAAAGAGACGTGATGCCCTTATAGAATTGATGCTTGTCTTCTGGTATTTTCCTATCATGGCCCAGCTCACCAATAACTTTTTCGGAAGTTGAATATTGTTCCAGGGCTATAAGATGCCACATTAACCAGTCGAAAGCTCTATCCTTCGATAGATCATTTGTTGCCTCTTTGAAAAAGTTTTTAGCTTCTTCATATTTACCTAACCCCAGCAAAATCCCCGTTATTCTGAGGTTAACTTCCCATTTGGGAGGATCCGGGATGGTTGGAACAGGGCGGATCGAATATGGTGCGTCAAGAGAAAGCTGGAAGGATCGCAAAGCTCGTTTAAACTCTCCGAGAGTTTCATAAAAACACCCCAGTCTGTATAGCTCCGCTTTCCCCAACTCTCCAATCGCTTCTGCTCTTACAAACCAGCGTAGAGCTTCTGCTTTGTTGTTTCTCAGGGATTCTATGTGTCCAAGCATTTGATAAATCTCGCCTAAAGCGACCCTATTTACAGTATTAAAGGAATGTTGTTCGATATAGTCCTTCAGCACAGATAATGCTTCGTCGTGTCTTTCAAAGTAAAGATAGGAAATAGCAAGCAGCAGGATATAGTCCGCACTGTGACGCCTAAAATCAAAGTCTTTTAGTAGAAGTTCAAGATTTCTTTTCATCTTTCTCTTAAGAATAACTGGATCAGTATAACCGTAGTGGCGTATAACAATATCAGTGGTAGCCCCTTTACAACCAGCTTCTGTTAGAGATGATAGGAGTTCTTCATGGACTCTATGTCGAAACCGAATATCCTTTCTCAAAGGTGCACATCTTATTTGATAAAAACAGGAATTGACCTTTTGGTTTTTGATATCTTCAAGGATGAACAGAAAAAAGGTTTTTCTGTCAAAGTATTTTTTCAGTAATGAAAGTTTTTTGACACTATCTTCGGGCAAACGATCGTCGGCATCCAACCACAGAAAGTAATCCCCGTGAGCATGCTCTAGAGCAAAGTTTCTAGCAAGAGCAAAATCATCCTTCCACGGGAACGAAAATACAAAGGGGGTATAACGATTAGCAATTTCCACAGTGTTATCTTCCGAACCAGTATCTACAATGATAATTTCATCTACTGCATCTTTTACCTGGTTTAGGAGTTCTCCCAGTTGATGAGCTTCATTTTTTACAATCATGCAGAGCGATAGTTTTTTATCGCCCATTTTTGAATCTCCGTAAGCTGCTGTATAATTTTAACCACTGTAAGGGGAATATCTTCAGCACAGCCGCTGTGGATGCTGAGATTAAAAAAATCAATCAACAATGAAGATACCCGAAGTAAATCTGACGTGTTAACAATATGTTTCTTAAATACGATAGCATCACGGACTTCTTCAAAAATTGCCTTTGTCTTTAAAGACCACCTTTTTATTTCATCCTCAGGTAGTGAAGAAAGTATTGAAAAATCCGACGGGATTCCCAAAGGACCGTCCCAA
Proteins encoded in this region:
- a CDS encoding glycosyltransferase, with translation MGDKKLSLCMIVKNEAHQLGELLNQVKDAVDEIIIVDTGSEDNTVEIANRYTPFVFSFPWKDDFALARNFALEHAHGDYFLWLDADDRLPEDSVKKLSLLKKYFDRKTFFLFILEDIKNQKVNSCFYQIRCAPLRKDIRFRHRVHEELLSSLTEAGCKGATTDIVIRHYGYTDPVILKRKMKRNLELLLKDFDFRRHSADYILLLAISYLYFERHDEALSVLKDYIEQHSFNTVNRVALGEIYQMLGHIESLRNNKAEALRWFVRAEAIGELGKAELYRLGCFYETLGEFKRALRSFQLSLDAPYSIRPVPTIPDPPKWEVNLRITGILLGLGKYEEAKNFFKEATNDLSKDRAFDWLMWHLIALEQYSTSEKVIGELGHDRKIPEDKHQFYKGITSLFSGNIEEAMKNLHASLRKDRENKHCKRGLALGYLLNGSYHRALGLYKELVLSGVLEYDVIIGGLFCSIMKNGQNIEIFEKTFRRFEQPEETNFQDYQIKMSWEKTRLLNNLIVALEQAKKEGRPETLPFIRLILKIIKKAF
- a CDS encoding flagellin — encoded protein: MGLRINTNIEAINVHRNLLLTNKNLADSMKRLSSGYRVNSAKDDASGFAVANKFRADIASLKVARQNASEAQSMLQIADGAYSKIYDILVRMKELATQAASDQTVQTQLTSEFMNLQSEITRIAQSTKYNTTVLISGGDIATDGLTFQIGQTNGAEFQLNIRLATADADALGVEDISIETAASAREAMDAIDSAITSINQYMSQIGANQNRLQYTMENLEISIENFSASESTIRDVDMAEEATRFTKFMILQQSGIAMLAQANMAPQRLVQLLG